AACGCCGGTTCCAAGGAGCCGGGCAAGAATCTCGTCGGCCAGGTGACCATGGCCCAGTGTCGTGAAATCGCCGAAGCCAAGCTCAACGGCATGAACTCCCGTGACCTCGAAGCAGGCGCGCGCGAGATCGCCGGTTCCGCCCGTTCAATGGGCCTCGAAGTGGTGGGAGAATAAGACATGGCAAAGCTCCCCAAGCGCATGCAGAAGAGCCACGCTGGCATCGACGCCAACAAGTCCTTCGGCCTCGATGAAGCCGTGAAGCTCGTCAAGGAACGCGCCATCGCCAAGTTCGACGAGACTATCGAAGTGTCGATGAACCTCGGCGTCGATCCGCGCCATGCTGACCAGATGGTCCGCGGCGTGTGCAACCTGCCGAACGGTTCGGGCCGCAAGGTCCGCGTCGGCGTGTTCGCCAAGGGCCCGAAGGCTGAAGAAGCCAAGAAGGCCGGTGCCGACGTTGTTGGCGCCGAAGATCTCTTCGAGATCGTCAACAAGGGCACGATCGACTTCGACCGCTGCATCGCCACGCCGGACATGATGGGCCTCGTCGGCCGTCTCGGCAAGGTGCTGGGCCCGCGCAACATGATGCCGAACCCCAAGGTCGGCACCGTGACGATGGATGTCACCGCTGCGGTCAAGGCCGCCAAGGGTGGCGCTGTCGAGTTCCGCGTGGAGAAGGCCGGCATCGTGCAGGCCGGTATCGGCAAGGCATCGTTCTCCGCCGAACAGATCGCCCAGAACGTGCGCGCCTTCGTGGACGCCGTGAACAAGGCGAAGCCCACCGGTGCCAAGGGCACCTACGTGAAGAAGATTTCGATCTCGTCCACCATGGGTCCCGGCGTCAAGATCGACGCCGCTTCCACGGGTACGGCGTAATCAAGAATACCCGTGCCGCGGAAATCAAACTCCGCGGCATGGGCGCCAAAGGCCCTCAAGGCCCGAGGCACTCCTGTCCGAGATTGCCGGCGCGGTGTGAAAGCACCGCTTAATCCACAAGCCAGCATGAGATGGGTCAAGACGGAATTCGAATTGTCCACCCCGGTGGATCGTTCAGTCGGTTGCGACCTCAGAACCTGTGCGTGCCACTCCGGTGGAATGCATTGGGGACAGGCCAAGAGCGTTGCAGGGATTTCCCTGCAACAGGTCCAACCGGTGGGATGGAAACATCCCGCCACAACGGAGAGAGCAAGTGGAAAGAGCTGAAAAGAAAGAGCTCGTCGCAACGTTCAACACCGTGGCCAAGTCCACTGGTGTGCTCGTCGTGGCCCACAACAAAGGCTTGACTGCGAACCAGGTCCTCGACCTGCGGAACAAGATGGCCAAGGCGGGCGCGACCGTAAAGGTCGTGAAGAACCGCCTCGCTGTGCGCGCTCTCGAAGGCACCGACGCTGCCGGAATCGCCAAGCTGTTCATCGGCCCCACCATGGTGGCCTATGGCGCTGACCCGGTTTCGGCCCCGAAGGTGGCTGCCGACTTCGCCAAGGCCCACGAGAAGTTCGTGGTCCTCGGCGGTGCCCTCGGCAAGACCACCCTCGATGCCAGCGGCGTCAAGGCACTCGCGGAACTGCCGTCGCTTGATCAACTGCGCGGCAAGATCATCGGGCTCATCCAGGCCCCGGCGACGAAGATCGCTGGTGTCCTGCAGGCGCCCGCTGGCCAACTGGCCCGCGTGTTCAATGCCTACGCCACGAAGAGCTGATGCACAGCTTGTTGAACTGAACCGAAACCGACTGAAACAAGAGAGTATACAAAATGGCTGATCTCGCCAAAATCGTTGAAGACCTGTCCGCCCTGACCGTCCTGGAAGCTGCTGAGCTGTCCAAGATGCTCGAAGAGAAGTGGGGCGTTTCCGCTGCTGCTCCGGTGGCCGTTGCTGCCGCTGGCGGCGGTGCTGCCGCTGCTCCGGTGGAAGAGAAGACCGAATTCACGGTCGTTCTCGCCGCCGCTGGCGACAAGAAGATCGAAGTGATCAAGGAAGTCCGTGCCATCACCGGCCTCGGCCTCAAGGAAGCCAAGGACCTCGTCGAAGGCGCTCCGAAGCCCGTGAAGGAAGGCGTCAACAAGAAGGACGCCGAAGACATGAAGAAGAAGCTCGAAGCGGCTGGCGCCAAGGTCGAGCTGAAGTAACGCTTTTCGCTGCCGGCATCCGGATCATTCCGGATGCCGGTGGCGGCCAGTGAATGACGACGGTTTGTTTGAAGGTCCGGCGCCGGGTTTTCGAACAAGCCGTTTGGCGCGTCTCAGGCGCGCTTATTTGAAATCGTTGTGACAGGGAAGACAAGATGGCCGATACCCGTACGACTGCAGCAAGCCGCAAGCGCATCCGCAAAGTGTTTGGCAAAGGCATCGAAGTTGCCGAGATGCCGAACCTCATCGAGGTGCAGCGCGAATCCTACGACCAGTTCCTTCAGGTGAAGGAACCGGCCGGCGGACGCCTGAACGAAGGCCTGCAGTCGGTGTTCAAGTCGGTGTTTCCGATTTCGGATTTCGCCGGCCAGGCGGTGCTCGAGTTCGTGCGCTATGAATTCGAAGCGCCGAAGTTCGACGTCGATGAATGCCAGCAGCGCGGCATGACCTTCGCGGCACCCCTCAAGGTGACGCTGCGCCTCATCGTGTTCGAAGTCGATCCCGATACCCAGGCCAAGTCGGTCAAAGACATCAAGGAGCAGGACGTCTACATGGGCGACATTCCGCTCATGACCAAGAACGGCACCTTCGTCGTCAACGGCACCGAGCGCGTCATCGTTTCCCAGATGCACCGTTCGCCCGGCGTGTTCTTCGACAATGACAAGGGCAAGAGCCACTCCTCCGGCAAGATCCTGTTCGCCGCCCGCGTCATTCCCTATCGCGGCTCGTGGCTGGACTTCGAGTTCGACGCCAAGGACATCATCCACGCCCGCATCGACCGCCGCCGCAAGCTGCCGGTGACGACGCTGCTTTATGCGCTCGGCATGCACGCCGAGGAAATTCTCCACACCTTCTACAAGTCCGTGCCCTACACCATGGGCAAGGAAGGCTGGAAGACGCCCTTCAATCCCGACCGCTTCAAGGGCATCAAGCCCGCCGTTGACCTCATCGACGCCAAGACCGGCCAGGTCGTTGTCGAGGCCGGCAAGAAGATCACGCCGCGCCTCGCCCGCAAGATCGCGGAAGACGGCACCAAGGAATTGTTGCTGCGCGACGAAGACCTCTACGGCCACTATCTCGCCGACGAACTGGTGAACCCGGAAACGGGCGAAATCTACGGTGAAGCCGGTGACGAACTGACCGAAAAGTCGCTGAACGGTCTCAAGGACCGGGGCTTCAAGACCCTGAACCTGCTCGACATCGACCACATCAACACCGGCGCCTACATCCGCAACACGCTGAAGGCCGACAAGGTGGAAACCTACGAGCAGGCGCTCGTGGAAGTCTATCGCGTCATGCGCCCCGGCGAACCGCCGACGCGCGAAGGTGCGGAAGCCCTGTGGAACGGCCTGTTCTTCGACCAGGAGCGCTACGACCTCTCGGCCGTGGGCCGCGTGAAGATGAACATGCGCCTCGAAGTGGACGTGCCGGACACGATCCGCGTGCTGCGCAAGGACGACATCCTCGAAGTCATCAAGGTTCTTCACAACCTGCGCGACTCGAAGGGCGACGTGGACGACATCGATCACCTCGGCAACCGCCGTGTGCGTTCGGTGGGCGAACTCATGGAGAACCAGTACCGCCTGGGCCTCGTCCGCATGGAGCGCGCCATCAAGGAACGCCTGTCGTCCGTCGATATCGACACCGTGATGCCGCATGACCTGATCAACGCCAAGCCGGCGGCCGCCGCCGTGCGCGAGTTCTTCGGGTCTTCGCAGCTTTCGCAGTTCATGGACCAGACCAACCCGCTCTCGGAAATCACCCACAAGCGCCGCCTCTCGGCCCTTGGCCCGGGTGGTCTGACGCGTGAGCGTGCCGGCTTCGAAGTCCGCGACGTGCACACCACGCACTACGGCCGCATCTGCCCGATCGAAACGCCGGAAGGCCCGAACATCGGCCTCATCAACTCGCTGGCCACCTATGCCCGCGTGAACAAGTACGGTTTCATCGAGACGCCCTACCGCAAGGTGGTGGGTGGCAAGGTGACCAACGAGGTGAAGTACCTCTCGGCCATCGAAGAGTCGAAGTACTACATCGGACAGGCCAACGTTGCCCTCACCAAGGACAACAGGTTCGCTGATGAACTGGTGATCGTGCGCCATCACGGCGACGTGCTGCCGATGCCGGCCGACCGCGTCGATTTCATCGACGTGTCTCCGAAGCAGATTGTCTCTGTCGCCGCGGCCTTGATCCCGTTCCTTGAGAACGACGACGCCAACCGCGCCCTCATGGGTTCGAACATGCAGCGCCAGGCCGTGCCGCTCGTGCGTTCCTCCGCGCCCTTCGTGGGCACGGGCATGGAAGCCGTGGTCGCCCGCGACTCGGGCGCCGCCATCACGGCGCGCCGCGCCGGTGTGGTGGACCAGGTGGACGCCAAGCGCATCGTCATCCGTGCCACGGAAGAGACCGATCCGTCCAAGCCCGGCGTCGACATCTACACGCTGTCGAAGTTCCAGCGCTCCAACCAGTCCACCTGCATCAACCAGCGTCCGCTGGTGCGCGTGGGTGACGCGATCGGGGCTGCCGACATCATCGCCGATGGTCCGTCCACGGAGCTTGGCGATCTCGCCCTCGGCCAGAACGTGCTCGTCGCGTTCATGCCCTGGAATGGCTACAATTTCGAAGATTCGATCCTCCTCTCGGAACGCATCGTGAAGGACGACGTGTTCACCTCCATCCACATCGAGGAATTCGATGTGATGGCGCGCGACACGAAGCTTGGCCCGGAAGAAATCACCCGCGACATTCCGAACGTCGGTGAAGAATCCCTCCGCAATCTCGACGAAGCGGGCATCGTCTACATCGGCGCCGAAGTGAAGCCGGGCGACATCCTCGTCGGCAAGATCACGCCGAAGGGCGAGAGCCCGATGACGCCGGAAGAGAAGCTGCTGCGCGCCATCTTCGGCGAAAAGGCCTCCGACGTGCGCGACACGTCGCTGCGCCTGCCGCCCGGCGTGTCCGGCACCATCGTCGAAGTGCGCGTCTTCAACCGCCATGGCGTCGACAAGGACGAACGTGCGCTGTCGATCGAGCGCGAGGAAATCGAGCGTCTCGCCAAGGATCGCGACGACGAAATGAACATCCTCGACCGCAACTCCTACGGCCGTCTCAAGGACTTCCTGTCCGGCAAGATCGCAACGTCAGGACCGCGCGGCCACAAGCTGGACGGCAAGATCAGCAACGCGCAGCTGGACGACATTCCGCGCTCGCAGTGGTGGAACATCGCCCTTGGCAACGACAAGGCCATGGCCGAACTCGAAGCCATGAAGGTGCAGTACGACGACTCCAAGAAGGCGCTCGAAACGCGCTTCATGGACAAGGTCGAAAAGCTGCAGCGCGGTGACGAACTTCCGCCCGGCGTGATGAAGATGGTCAAGGTCTTCGTCGCCGTGAAGCGCAAGATCCAGCCGGGCGACAAGATGGCCGGCCGTCACGGCAACAAGGGTGTCGTCTCCCGCATCGTTCCGCAGGAAGACATGCCTTATCTTGCCGACGGTACGCCGGTGGACATCGTTCTGAACCCGCTGGGCGTGCCTTCGCGCATGAACGTCGGCCAGATTCTCGAGACCCACCTTGGTTGGGCTTGCGCAGGCATGGGCCGCAAGGTCGGCGAGATGCTGGAAGTCTATCGCGAGACGGAGAAGGTGAAGCCGCTGCGTGACGGCCTCGTCGACATCTACGGCAAGAATGCCGAGATCGAGGCGATGGATGACTCGCAGATCGTGGAATACGCCCAGAACGTGAAGAAGGGCGTGCCGATTGCCACGCCGGTCTTCGATGGCGCCCGCGAGGAAGACATCGCCAAGATGTTGACCGATGCCGGCCTCTCGACCTCGGGTCAGATCGAACTCTACGACGGCAAGACCGGCGAGAAGTTCGACCGCAAGGTCACCGTGGGTTACATCTACATGCTGAAGCTG
The nucleotide sequence above comes from Hyphomicrobiales bacterium. Encoded proteins:
- the rplA gene encoding 50S ribosomal protein L1, translating into MAKLPKRMQKSHAGIDANKSFGLDEAVKLVKERAIAKFDETIEVSMNLGVDPRHADQMVRGVCNLPNGSGRKVRVGVFAKGPKAEEAKKAGADVVGAEDLFEIVNKGTIDFDRCIATPDMMGLVGRLGKVLGPRNMMPNPKVGTVTMDVTAAVKAAKGGAVEFRVEKAGIVQAGIGKASFSAEQIAQNVRAFVDAVNKAKPTGAKGTYVKKISISSTMGPGVKIDAASTGTA
- the rplJ gene encoding 50S ribosomal protein L10 codes for the protein MERAEKKELVATFNTVAKSTGVLVVAHNKGLTANQVLDLRNKMAKAGATVKVVKNRLAVRALEGTDAAGIAKLFIGPTMVAYGADPVSAPKVAADFAKAHEKFVVLGGALGKTTLDASGVKALAELPSLDQLRGKIIGLIQAPATKIAGVLQAPAGQLARVFNAYATKS
- the rplL gene encoding 50S ribosomal protein L7/L12 → MADLAKIVEDLSALTVLEAAELSKMLEEKWGVSAAAPVAVAAAGGGAAAAPVEEKTEFTVVLAAAGDKKIEVIKEVRAITGLGLKEAKDLVEGAPKPVKEGVNKKDAEDMKKKLEAAGAKVELK
- the rpoB gene encoding DNA-directed RNA polymerase subunit beta, encoding MADTRTTAASRKRIRKVFGKGIEVAEMPNLIEVQRESYDQFLQVKEPAGGRLNEGLQSVFKSVFPISDFAGQAVLEFVRYEFEAPKFDVDECQQRGMTFAAPLKVTLRLIVFEVDPDTQAKSVKDIKEQDVYMGDIPLMTKNGTFVVNGTERVIVSQMHRSPGVFFDNDKGKSHSSGKILFAARVIPYRGSWLDFEFDAKDIIHARIDRRRKLPVTTLLYALGMHAEEILHTFYKSVPYTMGKEGWKTPFNPDRFKGIKPAVDLIDAKTGQVVVEAGKKITPRLARKIAEDGTKELLLRDEDLYGHYLADELVNPETGEIYGEAGDELTEKSLNGLKDRGFKTLNLLDIDHINTGAYIRNTLKADKVETYEQALVEVYRVMRPGEPPTREGAEALWNGLFFDQERYDLSAVGRVKMNMRLEVDVPDTIRVLRKDDILEVIKVLHNLRDSKGDVDDIDHLGNRRVRSVGELMENQYRLGLVRMERAIKERLSSVDIDTVMPHDLINAKPAAAAVREFFGSSQLSQFMDQTNPLSEITHKRRLSALGPGGLTRERAGFEVRDVHTTHYGRICPIETPEGPNIGLINSLATYARVNKYGFIETPYRKVVGGKVTNEVKYLSAIEESKYYIGQANVALTKDNRFADELVIVRHHGDVLPMPADRVDFIDVSPKQIVSVAAALIPFLENDDANRALMGSNMQRQAVPLVRSSAPFVGTGMEAVVARDSGAAITARRAGVVDQVDAKRIVIRATEETDPSKPGVDIYTLSKFQRSNQSTCINQRPLVRVGDAIGAADIIADGPSTELGDLALGQNVLVAFMPWNGYNFEDSILLSERIVKDDVFTSIHIEEFDVMARDTKLGPEEITRDIPNVGEESLRNLDEAGIVYIGAEVKPGDILVGKITPKGESPMTPEEKLLRAIFGEKASDVRDTSLRLPPGVSGTIVEVRVFNRHGVDKDERALSIEREEIERLAKDRDDEMNILDRNSYGRLKDFLSGKIATSGPRGHKLDGKISNAQLDDIPRSQWWNIALGNDKAMAELEAMKVQYDDSKKALETRFMDKVEKLQRGDELPPGVMKMVKVFVAVKRKIQPGDKMAGRHGNKGVVSRIVPQEDMPYLADGTPVDIVLNPLGVPSRMNVGQILETHLGWACAGMGRKVGEMLEVYRETEKVKPLRDGLVDIYGKNAEIEAMDDSQIVEYAQNVKKGVPIATPVFDGAREEDIAKMLTDAGLSTSGQIELYDGKTGEKFDRKVTVGYIYMLKLHHLVDDKIHARSIGPYSLVTQQPLGGKAQFGGQRFGEMEVWALEAYGAAYTLQEMLTVKSDDVAGRTKVYEAIVRGDDAFETGIPESFNVLVKEMRSLGLNVELQSGQGAQGGPPAQAAE